In Leptodesmis sichuanensis A121, the following are encoded in one genomic region:
- a CDS encoding glycosyltransferase, producing MVPIYFYFPKNKLLIKSLPENASSYWQWQCAQESISPMQSGGCFWTLQTYLYLNDYGFPCQLVDTLPDEGIVVSHRDYLDASLQPGFKVLLVCLRADVDRHPYAQLHVVQNPYQAITKGFMRLWESHFIPHWPQPSIIPRPSDRGDIFENVMFLGNAVNLVPEFRELIWYEELEKLGLKFRMKLKHDEWHDYSDTDVVLAIRELGQTNNWRGKPASKLYSAWHAGVPAILGYESAFRAERKSDLDYLEATTLTEVIAALKQLKEDRELRSAMVKNGRMRAAETNPDNMVKRWQTFLTEVTVPAYESWCGMSSWQQQIFFNARWTFINSRPAYYNLKPKLLTLIGKN from the coding sequence ATGGTTCCTATCTATTTCTACTTTCCAAAGAACAAGCTGCTTATTAAGAGCTTGCCTGAAAATGCTAGTTCATACTGGCAATGGCAGTGCGCTCAAGAATCCATTTCGCCAATGCAAAGTGGTGGTTGTTTCTGGACGCTTCAAACTTATCTCTACCTGAATGACTACGGCTTTCCCTGCCAGTTAGTAGACACATTGCCGGATGAAGGGATTGTTGTGTCGCATCGAGACTATCTGGATGCGTCTTTGCAGCCTGGATTCAAGGTACTACTTGTTTGCCTAAGAGCAGATGTAGATCGACACCCTTATGCTCAGTTGCATGTGGTTCAAAATCCTTATCAGGCGATAACCAAAGGGTTTATGAGGTTGTGGGAAAGTCACTTTATCCCCCATTGGCCTCAACCCTCCATCATTCCGCGCCCTTCTGATCGGGGTGATATTTTTGAGAATGTGATGTTTCTAGGAAATGCAGTCAACCTAGTTCCTGAATTCCGAGAGCTCATTTGGTACGAGGAACTAGAAAAACTAGGGCTGAAGTTTAGGATGAAGCTGAAACATGATGAATGGCACGACTACAGCGACACGGATGTTGTGTTAGCCATTCGGGAACTTGGGCAGACCAACAATTGGCGAGGGAAGCCCGCTTCAAAGCTCTATAGCGCTTGGCACGCAGGAGTTCCAGCCATCTTAGGCTATGAGTCTGCATTTCGAGCTGAGCGAAAAAGTGATCTAGATTACTTAGAAGCGACCACTCTCACGGAAGTGATTGCTGCTCTCAAGCAACTCAAAGAAGATAGGGAGTTACGTTCCGCCATGGTTAAAAACGGTAGAATGCGTGCAGCGGAAACTAACCCAGACAATATGGTGAAACGATGGCAGACGTTTCTCACTGAGGTTACAGTTCCGGCTTACGAAAGTTGGTGCGGTATGTCAAGTTGGCAACAGCAGATATTTTTTAATGCCCGCTGGACGTTTATCAACTCTAGGCCAGCGTATTACAACTTAAAGCCTAAATTGTTAACTTTGATCGGCAAAAATTAA